The following nucleotide sequence is from Anaerolineae bacterium.
GGCATCACCGAAGGGTATCGCCTGATTATCAATAATGGCCCAAAGGCCGGGCAAGTAGTATTTCACCTGCATCTCCACCTGATGGGTGGGCGCAAGATGCGAGGCATGGGCTAAATTTTAAAAAATTCCTCTACCCAACAGAATTCGAGGGGGCAAAAGTGCACTTTTGCCCCCTCACCTCAAACCATCTTTATATTGACACCCCACTCCTTAACTTTATAATTACTAACACCCAATAAAATGATAGGAGCAAATCAGATGAGCCTTAAAGACCAACTGAACGATGATTTAAAACAGGCAATGAAAAGCAGCGATAAAATCCGCACCCAAACGCTCCGCACCTTGAAGTCGGCCATTAGATATGCGGAAATCGAGGCGCAAACTGAATTCGACGATCAAGCTGCGCTGGGGGTGGTGGCTAAACAGGCCAAACAACGTCGGGACTCTATCGCTGAGTTCCAAAAAGGCGGGCGGGATGATTTGGTGCAACAAGAGCAAGCCGAATTAACCATCCTGGAGAGCTACCTGCCGGAACAAATGTCAGCAGAGGAAATTAAGGCCAAAGCCGAGACTATCATCGCTGAATTGGGCGTAACCGATGTCAAAGGTATGGGGCAGGTTATGAAGCAGTTGATGGCCGAACTGAAAGGCCAGGCCGACGGCAAAGTAGTCAACCAGGTGGTGCGTCAACTTTTGAGCAATTGACCATGATTCAAAACAGAACCGGCAACCAAACAGGCAATGACAACCAAATATCAGGCCGTCATATCTGGCGAGGTCTATTGATAGCCCTGGCTTTTCTCAGTGTCAGCATATTTATCCTGGTCTATCAATTTGCACCTGCCGAAGATGTTATTGAAGACCTAGACGTGGGCCAAGTTGCGCCCAGAGATATTCTGGCGCCTCAACAGTTTGAATACACCAGCGCTCTGCGCACAGAGGCGGAACGGGAACTGAGGCGAAAAGCAATTTCAACCATTTACACCCAGCCCGACCCTAAAGTAGCCCGGCAGCAAGTGGATCGCCTGCGTAAAATATTCGATTACCTGGAGACGATCAGGGCCGACCCTTACGGCTCTCTGGCCGAAAAATCTGAGTGGATTGCCGCTATCCCTGATTTGAGCCTTTCAGATATTGTGGTGGACCAGATTTTAATTATGGACGAAAACAACTGGTCCGAAACCCACCAGGAGGCGCTGGTTGTTTTGAATCAGGCCATGCGCGGCGAGATCAGGGAGAGTCAAATAGCGGCTACCCGGCGTCAGTTGCCTACTCTGGTTCCCCTGGATACGCCGGATGAGTATGCCAATGTTATTGTAGATATTACTGACGACCTGATTAAACCCAATACTTTCCCAGACGAAGCCCGGACCGAAACAGATCGCCAGGCGGCTGCCGAGGCGGTTGAGCCGGTGAAAATAAAGGTTGAAAAAAATGAGTCGATTATTTCAGCCGGTGAGATTGTTACCGCCAGAGAGAAGGAAGCGCTGGAAGTATTACGGGGTCTACAACAGCCAGAATCCAGTTGGTTTGAAGATTTTATTGCCCCGGCCTTGCTGATGCTGCTGATCACCATAATTATTGGCGTTTATGTGCTGCAATATATGCCCCAAATTTTGCCAGACAGCAAACGGTTACTGGTGCTGGCCCTGGTTCTATTAATTTTTGTGGCCATGGCCAAATTAATGATTCCCAATGCCGGCCTTGCTTACCTGTATCCTATTGCAGCGCTGACCATGTTTATTGTAACCGTAATTGATGTCCAACTGGCCTTTATCTTAACCACTGTCCTGGCCTTCCTGGCCGGTTATCTGGCTACCGATAATATTCAGGCTATTGTTGTTTATTTGATTTTAGGCGGTTGGACCGGCGCTTTGGCCC
It contains:
- a CDS encoding GatB/YqeY domain-containing protein, which produces MIGANQMSLKDQLNDDLKQAMKSSDKIRTQTLRTLKSAIRYAEIEAQTEFDDQAALGVVAKQAKQRRDSIAEFQKGGRDDLVQQEQAELTILESYLPEQMSAEEIKAKAETIIAELGVTDVKGMGQVMKQLMAELKGQADGKVVNQVVRQLLSN
- a CDS encoding HDIG domain-containing protein: MIQNRTGNQTGNDNQISGRHIWRGLLIALAFLSVSIFILVYQFAPAEDVIEDLDVGQVAPRDILAPQQFEYTSALRTEAERELRRKAISTIYTQPDPKVARQQVDRLRKIFDYLETIRADPYGSLAEKSEWIAAIPDLSLSDIVVDQILIMDENNWSETHQEALVVLNQAMRGEIRESQIAATRRQLPTLVPLDTPDEYANVIVDITDDLIKPNTFPDEARTETDRQAAAEAVEPVKIKVEKNESIISAGEIVTAREKEALEVLRGLQQPESSWFEDFIAPALLMLLITIIIGVYVLQYMPQILPDSKRLLVLALVLLIFVAMAKLMIPNAGLAYLYPIAALTMFIVTVIDVQLAFILTTVLAFLAGYLATDNIQAIVVYLILGGWTGALALGKSQRVNALLWACVYVGIVNTSVILIFNLSSIDFTTAGILLFLEGVLNGIFAAGLALVGLFFIGNVVGITTPVQLLDLGRPTHPLQRQLLLKAPGSYQHSLMVGNLAEQAAERIGADALLVRVMAYYHDIGKVQRPYFFIENQREGVNVHEKLEPQISAQIIISHVKDGLDLARKYRLPKVVKDGIAQHHGTSQVRYFYHQALKAAEEKHTHVDEASFRYPGPIPQTREIGILMLADVSETTVRALKPNSAEEIDHIVHRAIIDKFETGQLNDCDLTIADLHHIRRAFVDILQGVHHPRIKYPDQVKAEESATQTGKSDEQTKQESPGAETPETATPPVASTPATLHPLTTEVETRPMPLFRRE